From Amyelois transitella isolate CPQ chromosome 2, ilAmyTran1.1, whole genome shotgun sequence:
TTAGACTTTAAAAACCATTCATTTTATTCAACTATGTTGTAATGTAGATTTCAATTTGAAATGTTaaccttaaattaaaaaaaaaatcatatgaaATTATATCTGCTTGATGTCAATAAAGATACaaactgttatttatttacatatattacataataagtGTTGAATGCAATCccttgttttaattaaagattCAGAGATATCTCTGTAgcctacataataatatattcaaagtaaaaacaataaagcttcaatttaaattatatttttactttagttgtgttttgacaattataaatataggtgTATCTCCAGTATAATCAAAGGAAACATctgtaaaagtattaaaacaaattagtagtatatgcaatataaaattatttaatgttataagTATATGAAGACAACCACTACTATTAATATCCCATGTATTGTTAGttctaaaataaacattatagattcataatgtatttattattcaataaaataatctgtTTAAGTCTTCTTTTACTTCAAACCtgcttgaaataaaaagtatcatcaatcatttaaaaagctttattttaaataatttcgtttttatcattaacttCAAGTTGTTCTCGAATAATTTCAGTGGTTGGACCGTCATACACTAAATCCTGTTTAGAAGGTTTCATTAACAATAATGTTGAATGTTCTTTCCAAAAATTATCTTTCAACATATCATTGTGAACATCAACAACTACTAATTTATTAGTTGCACTTCCACCACATGtaattgtttttcttaataataaagtacctCTTTTGAACACTTCTggttcattattataattgatattaaactctttaaataatatttcatttttgtcaGCAGAAACAGTACCACTTAAACGTTTTTCAGCCtgaaatggaaaataagtttttaattataaactttatgaCAAAAAGAGgaacaattaataatatttttctggtTAAATAAGCACATATCCATTCTGCATACTCTTTCTAAGAGAAAGGACTgcctaattttatttaataaattttactataGCACATCTTGCTTCCATGAAAAAAGTAGTATTACTCCTGAAGGTTTTGCCTCTATGCCAAATATCAGCAAAATCAGTCTAGGGTAATTGACTATGTTACaatcaaaaatacaaatcttttgttttaataataattttatggatgtaatatttctgtttgatgataaattaaataaacaaacctcTAATGGAGTTAAATTTCCTTTTAGTACCAAATTCCAAAATGTTGTATTGTAcaagttatttatatgaacATCAGCTTGTCGCCATTTCATgtaatcaattaaattttcttcagAAGGGTACAATACAATACGGCCATCAAATATTGGTGGATATTTTAATGACTGGTCACCAAAGAATTTACTCcagtaataaacataagatGAAGAAAATTTGCTGTTGACAGTAGTAAGCAACTTAGCGGCTCTTCGTTTATATACAGTGGTGtgttttttgaaaacaaatgagTATTCATCACTTTGACCAAAAGCCATTAATATATcattaaattcttttaatacACTAAATGCGGCATAGTTCATCAATTGTAATGCTCTTAAATCATTAGGTTTAGAGAATTTATGAACCTCTGCAAACTTATGGAAACATTTCCCATCTAGTCTCACAATAATCCACGCATTTGGCAATAATGTATCAtctaattcaaatttctttaCGTATTCAAAGGAACTTTTTGCCATTTTCTTTACGTGAAAGATATTTGCTACTCTCTTGCATAAAATTTGAGTTGCTTCGCATGAAAACATAggttactttataaaaaataatcggtAAAAGGAAAGAAGTGTACGTAGGTAACGAATTAGgtaatttagtatttttaagttagCTTTGTAGTAGGTAGTTAAAGTACTTATTTTGCCTaattgactttattttttttattatgtcaatGTCAGATACAGATTTTTGCGATGTCCGAAGCACTGACGTAAAAACGTTCGTCCAAAGTCTAAACACAGAAAAAATCCTGTTCGTCCAACCAACCTACCACGGCGCCTGCAGAGCAAGGGGGCTACACAGTGTCGGtttttaaacacaagaaatTATCGTCATCATCCGTAcagccttttcgagactgttgcctctgccGTATTATGTGCAGT
This genomic window contains:
- the LOC106133637 gene encoding probable tRNA(His) guanylyltransferase, encoding MFSCEATQILCKRVANIFHVKKMAKSSFEYVKKFELDDTLLPNAWIIVRLDGKCFHKFAEVHKFSKPNDLRALQLMNYAAFSVLKEFNDILMAFGQSDEYSFVFKKHTTVYKRRAAKLLTTVNSKFSSSYVYYWSKFFGDQSLKYPPIFDGRIVLYPSEENLIDYMKWRQADVHINNLYNTTFWNLVLKGNLTPLEAEKRLSGTVSADKNEILFKEFNINYNNEPEVFKRGTLLLRKTITCGGSATNKLVVVDVHNDMLKDNFWKEHSTLLLMKPSKQDLVYDGPTTEIIREQLEVNDKNEII